Proteins found in one Solitalea lacus genomic segment:
- the gltB gene encoding glutamate synthase large subunit, giving the protein MINHGLPEKQGLYDPAHEKDACGVGCIVQKNGERSHEIVYNGLQILKNLQHRGASGEDPYAGDGAGILTQLPHNFFKKALVNADFQLPDEEEYAVGMTFLPQDENDANACRKIIEEIVIEEKETFLGWRQVPCDNSCLSKNLLHLEPSIYQFFVQRNEVDSEAFERKLYLIRRQIEKKIAASDIQQKKFFYITTLSSRVIVYKGMFNAWQLEDYFPDFRDESFESSLALIHQRYSTNTFPTWSLAQPFRYVAHNGEINTLQGNVNWAKSREKNLESSLFGNDLERLFPTIQKGNSDSASFDNYLELLIQCGRDLDHAMMMMMPQAWENDDQLHPDLRGFYEYSNSNMEPWDGPAAMMFTNGLQIGACLDRNGLRPVRFTETYDGYFIMASESGVLPIPEDKIKRKGNLGSGRMILIDTTTGDIFDDKAIKKRVSEKAPYKQWIDEHRIRLKDLPAPAHVNQPNHENLRLAQRVFGYTYEELHMLMKPMADEGQEATYAMGNDTPLAVLSDRPKLLYNYFKQRFAQVTNPPIDSIREDLVMSLRIPIGGASNVLEDNPINCKMLEINQPVFTNDELEQLKQLKTGGFRSKVLNVCYPIYEQSLEFALDELCKKVEAIVDQGYRLVILSDRNHSHTHAPIPTLLVVSAVHHYLIRVNKRGKIGIVVESGEVREVHHLALLLSFGAGGVNPYLAFESLTDMEMSGQLEKGINESKAHKNYISALKKGLLKIMAKMGISTLLSYQGGQIFEAIGINQDLIEKYFEGTFSMIGGVGIEQLEQELKTRHENAYKVEKHYFDKLSTGGEYHWRQQGEYHAYNPETVHLLQQAAWKNDPEIYNRFAKLVNDRTEELSFLRGLFDIDETELPTVPLEEVEPAKEIVKRFTSGAMSIGSISREAHETLAIAMNNLGGKSNTGEGGEDEIRFKPDANGNLRRSAIKQVASGRFGVTSNYLVNADELQIKVAQGAKPGEGGQLPGFKVDDYIAKLRHTIPGVSLISPPPHHDIYSIEDLSQLIFDLKNANRWADISVKLVSSTGVGTVAAGVAKALADSITISGYDGGTGASPATSIKHAGMPWELGLAEAQQTLVLNKLRGQVRLQVDGQLKTGRDVVIGALLGAEEFGFATSVLIATGCIMMRKCHLNTCPVGIATQDKYLRNKYHGKPEYVQNYLMFVAEEVRQVMAKLGYRKFEDMIGQVQRLKTHKAVDHYKAQGLDFSPLFVKPVSADNVYRNVKKQVHAIGEAIDNELIGVVKTALDGKESIVVEKKIYNVYRTFGTMLGSEITLRHGSKGLPEDHILLNLTGTAGQSFGAFIPSGLTLNLRGDANDYVGKGLSGGKIIVAPPQKSSLEPHKNVIVGNTCLYGATSGKAFFSGMAGQRFGVRNSGAHAVVEGLGDHGCEYMTGGIVVVLGSTGKNFAAGMSGGIAYVFDQDRTFKKHCNLSMVAVEKVTDEARQQELYNLIKEHYEYTGSPKAKVILNNWARRVEDFVMVIPFEYRKIQVQLDRRKASVASLPPSVFSNQVGKTEAIESK; this is encoded by the coding sequence ATGATCAACCACGGATTACCAGAGAAGCAGGGCTTGTACGACCCTGCACATGAAAAGGATGCTTGCGGAGTTGGCTGTATCGTACAAAAGAACGGTGAACGTTCTCATGAAATCGTTTATAACGGTTTACAGATTCTTAAAAACTTGCAACATCGCGGGGCTTCAGGTGAAGATCCATATGCAGGTGATGGAGCAGGTATTTTAACTCAACTTCCTCATAATTTCTTCAAAAAGGCTTTAGTTAATGCAGATTTTCAATTGCCTGATGAAGAAGAATATGCTGTAGGCATGACTTTTCTTCCGCAGGATGAAAATGATGCTAATGCATGTAGAAAAATCATTGAAGAAATTGTAATTGAAGAAAAGGAAACCTTTTTAGGTTGGAGACAGGTTCCTTGTGACAACTCTTGCTTATCTAAAAATTTACTTCATCTTGAACCTTCTATTTATCAGTTTTTCGTTCAGCGGAATGAAGTTGATTCAGAAGCCTTTGAGCGTAAATTATATCTTATCCGCCGGCAAATTGAAAAGAAAATTGCCGCAAGCGATATTCAGCAAAAGAAATTCTTTTACATTACTACACTTTCATCTCGTGTAATTGTCTATAAAGGAATGTTTAATGCATGGCAATTGGAAGATTACTTTCCAGACTTCCGGGACGAATCGTTTGAAAGTTCCCTTGCATTAATTCACCAGCGTTATTCTACAAACACCTTCCCTACTTGGAGTTTGGCGCAGCCGTTTCGTTATGTTGCCCATAACGGGGAAATCAATACGTTACAAGGAAACGTAAACTGGGCAAAATCTCGTGAGAAAAATCTTGAGTCAAGTTTGTTTGGTAATGATTTAGAGCGATTATTTCCAACGATTCAAAAGGGAAATTCAGATTCAGCTTCATTTGATAACTATCTGGAGTTATTGATTCAATGCGGACGGGATTTGGATCATGCAATGATGATGATGATGCCGCAGGCTTGGGAAAACGATGATCAGCTTCACCCTGATTTACGTGGTTTTTATGAGTATTCCAATTCAAATATGGAACCATGGGACGGTCCGGCAGCAATGATGTTTACTAACGGATTGCAAATTGGAGCTTGTTTAGATAGAAATGGTTTGCGTCCGGTTCGTTTCACTGAAACATATGATGGGTATTTCATAATGGCATCTGAAAGTGGTGTGCTTCCTATTCCTGAAGATAAAATCAAGCGAAAAGGCAATCTGGGTTCTGGCCGTATGATTTTAATAGATACGACAACAGGCGACATTTTTGATGATAAGGCAATAAAGAAACGTGTTTCAGAAAAAGCTCCATATAAACAATGGATAGACGAACACCGTATCAGGTTGAAAGATCTTCCGGCCCCGGCTCATGTAAATCAACCAAACCATGAGAATTTGCGTTTAGCACAGCGCGTATTTGGTTATACATACGAAGAATTGCATATGCTTATGAAGCCAATGGCCGATGAAGGGCAAGAGGCAACATATGCAATGGGGAATGACACACCTTTAGCCGTACTTTCAGATCGACCTAAATTATTATATAATTACTTTAAACAGCGGTTTGCTCAAGTTACCAACCCTCCAATCGATTCAATTCGTGAAGATTTGGTGATGTCATTGCGTATCCCAATCGGTGGAGCCAGCAATGTGCTTGAAGATAATCCTATTAATTGTAAAATGCTCGAAATTAACCAACCGGTGTTTACCAATGATGAATTAGAGCAGTTAAAGCAACTAAAAACAGGAGGATTCAGATCAAAAGTATTGAATGTTTGTTATCCTATTTATGAGCAATCGTTAGAATTTGCATTAGACGAATTGTGTAAAAAGGTTGAAGCAATAGTAGATCAAGGATATCGTCTGGTTATTCTATCTGACCGTAATCATTCCCATACCCATGCACCAATTCCTACCTTATTGGTTGTTTCTGCAGTTCATCATTATTTGATACGTGTAAATAAGCGTGGTAAAATCGGAATCGTAGTAGAGAGCGGTGAAGTGCGCGAAGTTCATCACTTGGCCTTGTTGCTTTCGTTTGGTGCAGGTGGTGTAAACCCTTATCTGGCATTTGAATCATTGACTGATATGGAAATGAGTGGCCAATTGGAAAAGGGTATTAATGAAAGTAAAGCGCATAAAAATTATATAAGCGCTCTCAAAAAAGGCTTATTGAAGATTATGGCCAAAATGGGAATTTCAACCTTATTGAGTTACCAAGGTGGGCAAATCTTTGAAGCAATTGGGATTAATCAAGACTTAATTGAAAAATACTTTGAGGGCACATTCTCAATGATTGGGGGTGTAGGTATAGAACAATTAGAACAGGAACTTAAAACCCGTCATGAAAATGCGTACAAAGTTGAAAAGCACTATTTTGACAAGCTCTCCACGGGTGGAGAATATCACTGGCGCCAACAAGGCGAATATCATGCTTACAACCCTGAAACTGTTCACTTACTGCAACAGGCTGCATGGAAAAATGATCCGGAAATTTATAACCGATTTGCAAAACTAGTTAACGATCGCACTGAAGAGCTAAGTTTTTTAAGGGGGTTGTTTGATATCGATGAAACAGAACTTCCTACTGTTCCGTTGGAAGAGGTTGAACCTGCTAAAGAAATTGTTAAACGCTTCACTTCAGGGGCGATGTCAATTGGTTCAATTTCACGCGAAGCGCATGAGACATTGGCCATCGCCATGAATAATTTAGGGGGTAAAAGTAATACCGGTGAAGGTGGTGAGGATGAGATTAGATTTAAACCGGATGCCAATGGAAACCTTCGTCGTTCTGCCATTAAGCAAGTGGCCTCAGGACGATTTGGAGTAACTTCCAATTATTTGGTAAATGCAGATGAGTTACAGATAAAAGTAGCTCAAGGTGCAAAACCTGGTGAAGGAGGTCAACTTCCCGGCTTTAAGGTTGATGATTATATTGCTAAACTTCGTCATACTATACCAGGAGTTTCACTGATCTCCCCTCCTCCTCATCACGATATCTACTCAATTGAGGATTTATCACAACTAATCTTCGATTTAAAGAATGCCAACCGATGGGCTGATATCAGTGTAAAATTGGTTTCATCAACTGGTGTAGGGACTGTGGCTGCCGGGGTTGCTAAGGCTTTGGCTGATTCAATAACAATTTCTGGCTATGATGGTGGTACCGGGGCCTCTCCTGCGACTTCAATTAAGCATGCGGGAATGCCTTGGGAATTAGGTTTAGCTGAAGCGCAGCAAACTTTGGTGTTGAACAAACTACGTGGTCAAGTGCGTTTGCAGGTGGATGGACAATTAAAAACCGGACGTGATGTGGTTATAGGTGCATTATTAGGTGCAGAAGAGTTTGGATTTGCAACATCAGTGTTAATTGCCACGGGCTGTATCATGATGCGAAAGTGTCATTTAAACACATGTCCGGTAGGTATTGCTACGCAAGACAAATACCTTAGAAACAAGTATCATGGAAAGCCGGAATATGTTCAGAACTATTTAATGTTTGTCGCAGAAGAAGTTCGTCAGGTTATGGCAAAGCTTGGTTATCGCAAGTTTGAAGACATGATAGGCCAAGTACAGCGTTTAAAAACCCATAAAGCTGTGGATCATTACAAAGCTCAAGGTTTGGATTTCAGCCCTCTATTTGTTAAACCTGTTTCTGCTGATAACGTTTACCGAAATGTTAAAAAACAAGTTCATGCAATTGGTGAAGCTATTGATAATGAATTGATTGGTGTGGTAAAAACTGCTCTTGATGGAAAAGAATCAATAGTAGTTGAAAAGAAAATATATAATGTTTATCGCACCTTCGGCACTATGCTGGGAAGTGAAATTACACTTCGTCATGGTTCAAAAGGGTTACCTGAGGATCATATCTTGTTGAATCTTACAGGTACAGCCGGACAAAGCTTTGGAGCATTTATACCTTCTGGATTAACCTTGAACCTAAGAGGAGATGCAAATGATTATGTAGGAAAAGGTTTATCGGGAGGAAAGATCATTGTCGCTCCACCTCAAAAATCATCATTGGAGCCACATAAAAATGTGATTGTTGGGAACACTTGTTTATATGGCGCAACCTCTGGTAAAGCATTCTTCTCTGGTATGGCTGGACAGCGCTTTGGTGTTCGTAACTCCGGGGCTCATGCTGTAGTTGAAGGCTTGGGAGATCACGGATGCGAATATATGACCGGCGGTATTGTTGTAGTGCTTGGCTCAACAGGTAAAAACTTTGCTGCGGGTATGAGCGGTGGTATAGCTTATGTTTTTGATCAGGATAGAACGTTTAAGAAGCATTGTAACCTTAGTATGGTAGCTGTTGAAAAGGTAACAGATGAAGCCCGTCAGCAAGAGCTATATAACTTAATCAAAGAGCACTATGAGTATACCGGTAGTCCTAAAGCCAAAGTGATTTTGAATAACTGGGCTCGCCGTGTTGAAGATTTTGTTATGGTAATTCCTTTCGAATACCGTAAGATTCAGGTTCAGCTCGACAGAAGAAAAGCTTCAGTAGCAAGTTTACCTCCATCTGTGTTTAGTAATCAGGTGGGGAAAACTGAGGCAATTGAAAGCAAATAA
- a CDS encoding 3-hydroxybutyryl-CoA dehydrogenase encodes MTTIQNVAVIGSGTMGNGIAHTFAQFGFKVSLIDISQDALDLGLNTIGKNLERQVAKGTLTEQEKLATLSNITTFTDMKAGVANVDLVVEAATENIDLKLKIFKDLDSFTTDQTILATNTSSISITKIASVTSKADKVIGMHFMNPVPIMKLVEVIRGYATSDEVASLTMELSKKLGKIPTEVNDYPGFVANRILMPMINEAIYSLYESVAGVEEIDTVMKLGMAHPMGPLQLADFIGLDVCLSILNVLHEGFGNPKYAPCPLLVNMVTAGYKGMKTGEGFYKYTAGSKELEVSSKFKM; translated from the coding sequence ATGACTACAATTCAAAATGTTGCCGTAATTGGTTCTGGAACCATGGGAAACGGTATAGCTCACACTTTTGCCCAGTTTGGCTTTAAAGTTTCATTAATAGATATTTCTCAGGATGCACTTGATCTTGGATTGAATACTATTGGCAAAAATCTGGAACGCCAAGTTGCAAAGGGAACCTTGACCGAACAAGAGAAGCTTGCCACATTGTCAAATATTACTACTTTCACAGATATGAAGGCAGGGGTAGCCAATGTTGACTTGGTGGTTGAAGCCGCAACGGAAAATATCGACCTAAAACTAAAGATATTTAAAGACCTTGATTCATTTACAACTGATCAAACCATTTTAGCAACAAACACGTCATCTATCTCTATAACCAAAATTGCTTCTGTAACATCAAAAGCTGACAAGGTAATCGGTATGCATTTTATGAATCCGGTGCCGATTATGAAACTGGTAGAGGTAATCCGGGGATATGCAACAAGTGATGAAGTGGCTAGTTTGACTATGGAACTTTCCAAAAAGCTCGGTAAGATTCCTACAGAGGTAAACGATTATCCGGGTTTTGTTGCAAACCGCATTTTAATGCCCATGATCAATGAAGCTATTTACTCCTTGTACGAAAGTGTAGCAGGGGTTGAAGAAATTGACACAGTAATGAAATTGGGTATGGCTCACCCAATGGGTCCACTTCAATTAGCCGATTTTATTGGACTTGATGTGTGTCTGTCAATATTAAATGTATTACATGAAGGTTTTGGTAATCCTAAATATGCTCCATGTCCATTATTAGTTAATATGGTAACAGCTGGTTACAAAGGAATGAAGACAGGTGAAGGCTTTTATAAATATACGGCCGGTAGCAAAGAATTGGAAGTTTCATCAAAATTTAAAATGTAA
- a CDS encoding ferritin, whose amino-acid sequence MISKNMENMLNEQINAELFSANLYLSICSYFQDQDLDGFANYFRVQSKEELFHASKQFDYIHAVGGKVTMKAIEAPETEFKSIIHTFEVTLTHEKKVTKSINNLVKLALSENDFATHNFLQWFIAEQVEEEASITNILKKLEMIGGNSSALYLLNTELGQRTFTEPKTNLK is encoded by the coding sequence ATGATTAGTAAAAACATGGAAAACATGCTCAATGAGCAAATCAATGCCGAACTGTTTTCAGCAAATCTATACCTTTCAATATGTTCTTATTTCCAAGACCAAGATTTGGACGGCTTTGCCAATTACTTTCGGGTACAGTCAAAAGAGGAATTGTTTCATGCAAGCAAACAATTTGATTATATCCATGCGGTGGGCGGTAAAGTAACTATGAAAGCAATTGAAGCTCCAGAAACCGAATTTAAATCAATTATCCACACTTTTGAAGTTACCCTGACTCACGAGAAAAAAGTAACAAAAAGCATCAACAACCTGGTAAAGCTGGCCTTATCAGAAAATGATTTTGCCACTCACAACTTTTTGCAATGGTTTATCGCCGAACAAGTAGAAGAAGAAGCATCAATCACCAACATTTTAAAGAAACTTGAGATGATTGGTGGTAACAGCTCTGCCTTGTACTTATTAAATACAGAACTTGGCCAGCGTACATTTACTGAACCAAAGACAAATTTAAAATAA
- the purL gene encoding phosphoribosylformylglycinamidine synthase subunit PurL, translated as MEHLELTTVETAKDLGLLPEEFDKIKEILGRTPNFNELSIFAVMWSEHCSYKNSIVWLKTLPKEGPRMLAKAGEENAGLVDIGDGLACCFKIESHNHPSALEPYQGAATGVGGINRDIFTMGARPVAQLNSLRFGDINLDRTKWLVKGVVKGIGDYGNAFGIPTVGGEVFFDESFNVNPLVNAMSAGIVKVGETVSATSHGVGNPVYIVGSATGKDGIHGAAFASKDITEDSVNDLPSVQVGDPFQEKLLLEATLEVIQSGAVVGMQDMGAAGIICSNSEMSAKGEHGMRIDLDKVPTRQENMKPWEILLSESQERMLIVVEKGKEAIVEAIFDKWDLNCAIIGEVTNTKRLHYYMHGTLVADVPAEDLVLGGGAPVYHREFREPAYMAEHKSFKIEDIKQPENLKEVAEHLISHPNIASKRWVYNQYDSTVGTLNMTTNRPSDAGVVDVRGTDKALALTVDCNSRYVYADPEEGCAIAVAEAARNIVCAGGEPVAITNCLNFGNPYIPEVYWQFVSAIKGMGKACTKFETPVTGGNVSFYNQSSDEGPVFPTPTIGMLGILDNKKSLTTLDFKNEGDLIYLVGESKNDIAASQYLASYHNIEKYPAPYFDLEKEYDMHQAIKGLIKEELIASAHDVADGGLFIALFESAMHKGFGFEIESDESVRKDAFLFGEAQGRVVVSVKPELQEQFIEFMSTSGVEFSLLGKVNENPEMLIDGESFGAVPATKHVYDNVLHSYLGE; from the coding sequence TTGGAACATCTGGAGTTAACCACTGTTGAAACGGCAAAAGATCTTGGACTTTTGCCTGAAGAATTTGATAAAATCAAAGAAATTTTAGGACGCACCCCTAACTTTAACGAACTGAGCATTTTTGCCGTAATGTGGAGTGAGCACTGTTCGTACAAAAATTCAATCGTTTGGTTGAAAACCTTACCAAAAGAAGGTCCACGTATGTTGGCCAAAGCAGGTGAGGAGAATGCCGGATTAGTTGATATAGGTGACGGCTTGGCTTGCTGTTTTAAAATTGAATCTCATAACCACCCATCAGCCTTAGAACCTTATCAAGGTGCGGCTACCGGTGTTGGTGGTATTAACCGTGATATTTTTACTATGGGCGCCCGTCCGGTTGCTCAATTAAACTCATTACGTTTTGGCGATATTAACCTTGACCGTACCAAATGGCTTGTAAAAGGCGTTGTTAAAGGTATCGGCGATTATGGAAATGCTTTTGGTATCCCTACCGTTGGCGGTGAAGTTTTCTTTGATGAGAGCTTTAACGTAAATCCATTGGTTAATGCCATGTCAGCTGGTATTGTTAAAGTAGGAGAAACTGTTTCTGCAACATCTCACGGTGTTGGCAACCCTGTGTATATTGTAGGTTCTGCTACCGGTAAAGATGGCATTCACGGAGCGGCTTTTGCCTCTAAAGATATCACCGAAGATTCGGTAAATGACTTACCATCGGTTCAGGTTGGAGACCCATTCCAGGAAAAACTCTTATTGGAAGCTACGCTTGAAGTAATTCAATCAGGAGCGGTTGTAGGAATGCAAGACATGGGTGCTGCAGGTATCATCTGTTCAAACTCAGAAATGTCAGCTAAAGGCGAACACGGTATGCGCATCGATTTGGATAAAGTACCAACTCGCCAGGAAAACATGAAGCCATGGGAAATCCTGCTTTCAGAATCACAAGAGCGTATGCTTATTGTGGTAGAAAAAGGCAAAGAAGCGATTGTTGAAGCTATCTTTGATAAATGGGATTTGAATTGTGCTATTATCGGTGAAGTAACCAACACCAAACGCTTGCATTACTATATGCACGGTACCTTGGTTGCAGATGTTCCAGCCGAAGACCTAGTATTAGGTGGTGGAGCTCCTGTATATCACCGCGAATTCCGTGAACCAGCATACATGGCTGAGCACAAGTCCTTTAAGATTGAAGATATTAAGCAACCTGAGAATTTAAAAGAAGTTGCTGAACATTTAATTTCACATCCAAATATTGCTTCAAAACGTTGGGTGTACAATCAATATGATTCAACAGTTGGTACTCTAAATATGACAACCAACCGTCCAAGCGATGCAGGTGTGGTTGATGTTCGTGGTACAGACAAAGCCTTGGCATTAACAGTAGATTGTAACTCTCGTTACGTTTACGCTGACCCTGAAGAAGGCTGCGCTATCGCTGTTGCGGAAGCGGCCCGTAACATTGTTTGTGCAGGTGGTGAACCTGTTGCAATTACCAATTGTTTGAACTTCGGTAACCCGTATATTCCTGAGGTTTATTGGCAGTTTGTTAGTGCTATTAAAGGTATGGGGAAAGCTTGTACCAAGTTCGAAACTCCTGTTACTGGCGGTAACGTAAGTTTCTACAACCAGTCAAGCGATGAAGGACCTGTATTCCCTACACCAACTATTGGTATGTTGGGTATATTGGATAATAAAAAGTCCTTAACTACTTTAGATTTCAAAAACGAAGGTGATTTAATTTACCTTGTTGGTGAATCTAAAAATGACATTGCAGCTTCACAATACTTGGCGTCGTATCATAATATTGAGAAATATCCTGCTCCGTATTTTGATTTGGAAAAAGAATATGATATGCACCAAGCCATTAAAGGTTTAATTAAAGAAGAATTAATTGCTTCTGCACATGATGTTGCGGACGGTGGTTTATTTATCGCTTTATTTGAATCGGCTATGCACAAAGGCTTCGGTTTTGAAATTGAATCTGATGAAAGCGTGCGTAAGGATGCTTTCTTATTCGGAGAAGCTCAAGGCCGTGTTGTGGTATCAGTAAAACCTGAATTACAAGAACAATTCATAGAGTTCATGTCAACCAGCGGTGTTGAATTTAGCTTATTAGGTAAAGTAAATGAAAACCCTGAAATGCTTATTGATGGTGAATCATTTGGGGCTGTACCAGCGACTAAACATGTTTATGATAATGTTTTACATAGCTATTTAGGCGAATAA
- a CDS encoding YiiX/YebB-like N1pC/P60 family cysteine hydrolase → MMFRNTIIIILLLISFHNYHLSAQTLNGIKLQNGDLLFVDLDCGPLCDAIEEVTISHGSNHFSHIGLVYLKVDTAFVIEAIGNRVQLTPMAIFADRTEHKICIGRLKPSKQYLITQAVKFATDKLGTKYDEAFLYDNDKYYCSELIYDAFKAANNKKPFFKLEPMTFKKPGSNEFYPVWIEYYQKLNINIPEGKPGINPGGISRSKKIVLLN, encoded by the coding sequence ATGATGTTTCGAAATACCATTATTATAATTCTTCTCTTAATTTCATTTCATAATTATCACTTATCAGCCCAAACGCTAAACGGCATTAAATTGCAAAATGGTGATTTGTTATTTGTGGATTTGGATTGCGGCCCACTTTGCGATGCCATCGAAGAGGTAACAATAAGCCACGGAAGTAATCACTTTTCACATATTGGTTTGGTTTATTTAAAAGTTGACACTGCATTTGTAATTGAAGCAATTGGGAATAGAGTGCAATTAACACCAATGGCTATTTTTGCAGATAGAACGGAACATAAAATTTGTATTGGCAGATTAAAACCATCGAAACAATATTTGATTACCCAGGCAGTAAAATTTGCTACTGATAAGTTAGGTACTAAATATGATGAAGCTTTTTTGTACGATAACGATAAATATTATTGTTCAGAACTAATTTACGATGCATTTAAAGCTGCAAATAATAAAAAGCCATTTTTCAAACTGGAACCCATGACCTTTAAAAAGCCAGGCAGCAATGAGTTTTATCCTGTTTGGATTGAATACTATCAAAAATTAAATATTAATATCCCAGAAGGAAAACCTGGAATAAACCCGGGTGGTATTTCTCGTTCTAAAAAGATTGTATTATTAAATTAA
- a CDS encoding tRNA1(Val) (adenine(37)-N6)-methyltransferase yields MSKEYFQFKQFKVFHDKCAMKVGTDGVLLGTLTETQNSKQILDIGTGTGLIALILAQRTDAQIDAVEIDNEAANQSGFNFSISPWSKRLSSFHSSIFDFKNDKKYDLIVSNPPYFINSLKSEGKKKEIARHVDDEFFLNLCKKIEEFLADNGTCWIILPVIEMEHFTKEALKMGLNHIKSIEIHSFDHSPVKRIIRSFSREKDIEPEAYKFIIYDSPGKHSSQYKNIAKDFLSIF; encoded by the coding sequence ATGTCAAAAGAGTATTTTCAGTTTAAACAGTTTAAGGTCTTTCATGACAAATGTGCAATGAAAGTGGGAACGGATGGTGTGTTGCTTGGTACATTAACAGAAACCCAAAACAGCAAACAAATACTTGATATAGGTACAGGCACTGGATTGATAGCCTTAATTTTGGCCCAACGAACGGATGCTCAGATTGATGCGGTTGAGATTGATAATGAAGCTGCAAATCAATCCGGATTTAACTTTTCCATATCTCCTTGGAGTAAACGATTGTCTTCTTTTCATTCTTCAATCTTCGATTTTAAAAACGATAAAAAATATGATTTGATCGTTTCCAATCCACCTTATTTTATCAATTCATTAAAATCAGAAGGGAAGAAAAAAGAAATTGCCCGCCATGTTGATGATGAATTCTTCCTAAACCTATGCAAAAAAATTGAAGAGTTTCTAGCTGATAATGGGACATGCTGGATTATACTTCCGGTTATTGAAATGGAGCATTTTACGAAAGAGGCTTTGAAAATGGGATTGAATCATATTAAATCAATTGAAATTCATTCATTTGATCATTCTCCTGTAAAAAGAATCATTCGTTCATTTTCAAGAGAAAAAGATATAGAACCAGAAGCCTATAAATTTATAATCTATGATTCTCCTGGAAAACATTCCTCACAATATAAAAATATAGCAAAGGATTTTCTCAGCATCTTTTAA
- a CDS encoding metallophosphoesterase family protein has protein sequence MKKIGLLSDTHSYIDDELFEHFKDVDEIWHAGDVGAPEVLEKLIAFKPVKGVWGNIDGKDVRAMLPFINRFVCEEVNVMMTHIGGYPGKYIPKIKAELLKEPIDLFICGHSHILKVMYDKQYGFLHMNPGAYGKEGFHQVRTLLRFSITGKQIHNLEIIELKRR, from the coding sequence ATGAAAAAAATCGGACTACTATCAGATACACATAGTTATATTGACGATGAACTCTTTGAGCATTTTAAAGATGTAGATGAGATTTGGCATGCTGGTGATGTAGGAGCTCCGGAAGTATTGGAAAAATTAATTGCCTTTAAACCTGTAAAAGGCGTTTGGGGAAATATTGATGGTAAAGACGTCAGAGCAATGCTCCCATTTATCAACAGATTTGTTTGTGAAGAGGTGAATGTAATGATGACCCATATTGGAGGTTACCCTGGCAAGTATATCCCCAAAATCAAAGCAGAATTATTAAAAGAACCAATTGACTTATTCATTTGTGGCCACTCACATATTTTAAAAGTGATGTACGATAAGCAATATGGCTTCCTCCATATGAATCCGGGAGCGTATGGTAAAGAAGGCTTTCACCAAGTTCGCACCTTACTTCGATTTTCAATTACAGGTAAACAAATACACAATTTGGAGATCATTGAGTTAAAAAGGCGGTAA